One stretch of Paroedura picta isolate Pp20150507F chromosome 13, Ppicta_v3.0, whole genome shotgun sequence DNA includes these proteins:
- the SLITRK2 gene encoding SLIT and NTRK-like protein 2 — MLKGVWLLSVFTVAGISHTESRKPAKDICSKSRCPCEEKENVLNINCENKGFTTVSLLLPPPSKIYQLFLNGNAFSRLFPNEFVNYSNAVTLHLGNNDMLEIRTGAFIGLRTLKRLHLNNNKLEILREDTFIGLESLEYLQADYNYISAIEAGAFSKLNKLKVLILNDNLLLSLPSNVFRFVLLTHLDLRGNRLKMMPFTGVLEHIGGIMEIQLEENPWNCTCDLVPLKAWLDTITVFVGEIVCETPFRLHGKDVTQLTRQDLCPRKSSGDSNQREKHPSHSDTHIQRLPPTVNSAVGATRAPKASRPPKTRNRPTPRVTVSKDRQIFGPIMVYQTKSPVPLTCPTGCVCTSQSSDNGLNVNCQEKKIGNISDLHPRPTSPKKLYLTSNYLQTIYKTDLLEYSSLDLLHLGNNRIAVIQEGAFSNLTSLRRLYLNGNYLEILYPSMFEGLHSLQYLYLEYNVIKDILPHTFDALVNLHLLFLNNNLLRSLPDNVFGGTTLTRLNLRNNHFSYLPVRGVLDQLSALIQIDLQENPWDCTCDIMGLRNWIEQVTEQNSLQSGPPVVINEVVCDSPAKHFGEHLKSLSKEAICPENPNLLDSSLLSPILNTDAPHAFSVFPSSYPEIRTEVPLSVLILGLLVVFILSVCFGAGLFVFVLKRRKGLPSVPSSANNLDVSSFQLQYGCYNSETHDKTEGHVYNYIPPPVGQMCQNPIYMQKEGDPVAYYRNLHEYSYSNLEPKKEESPSLAFTITAAEMLEKQTLSREPELLYQNIVERVKELPSGSLVHYNFCTLPKRQFTPSYELRRQNQDRLNKTVLYGTPRKYFAEQSKPELPLLQGKLQTEPDYLEVLEKQTAISQL, encoded by the coding sequence ATGCTGAAGGGTGTTTGGTTGCTCAGTGTGTTCACAGTGGCTGGGATCTCGCATACAGAGAGCCGCAAACCTGCCAAAGACATTTGCAGCAAGAGCCGCTGTCCTTGTGAGGAAAAGGAGAACGTACTGAATATTAATTGTGAAAACAAGGGATTTACAACCGTCAGCCTCCTCTTGCCGCCCCCCTCCAAAATCTACCAGCTCTTCCTCAATGGCAATGCCTTTTCTCGCCTCTTCCCCAATGAGTTTGTCAATTATTCCAATGCTGTGACCCTGCACCTAGGCAATAACGACATGCTAGAGATCCGAACTGGGGCCTTCATAGGTCTGCGGACCCTTAAGAGGCTACACCTCAACAACAACAAGTTGGAAATCTTAAGAGAGGACACTTTCATAGGCCTGGAGAGCCTGGAGTATTTACAAGCTGACTACAATTATATCAGTGCCATTGAGGCTGGGGCTTTTAGCAAACTCAACAAGCTGAAAGTATTAATCCTCAATGACAATCTCCTGTTGTCATTGCCCAGCAATGTGTTCCGATTTGTCCTGTTAACGCACCTGGACCTCAGAGGGAACAGGTTGAAGATGATGCCTTTCACTGGTGTCTTGGAGCACATCGGAGGCATCATGGAGATCCAGCTAGAGGAGAACCCATGGAACTGCACCTGTGACCTTGTGCCTCTCAAAGCTTGGCTAGACACTATCACTGTCTTTGTTGGAGAGATCGTTTGTGAAACACCTTTCAGGTTGCACGGCAAAGATGTCACCCAACTCACAAGGCAAGATCTCTGCCCTCGGAAAAGTTCCGGTGATTCTAATCAGAGGGAGAAACACCCTTCCCACTCAGATACACACATCCAGAGACTCCCCCCAACAGTTAATTCTGCTGTTGGAGCCACTAGGGCTCCCAAAGCTAGCCGCCCACCTAAAACAAGGAACCGTCCAACACCAAGGGTCACAGTGTCAAAAGACAGGCAGATATTTGGACCAATCATGGTTTACCAGACCAAGTCCCCTGTGCCACTCACTTGCCCAACAGGCTGTGTCTGCACTTCTCAAAGTTCTGACAATGGGTTGAATGTCAATTGTCAAGAGAAAAAAATAGGCAACATCTCTGATCTCCATCCTAGACCCACAAGTCCAAAGAAACTGTATCTTACAAGTAATTATTTGCAAACTATTTACAAAACAGACCTCCTGGAATACAGCTCATTGGACTTGTTGCATTTGGGCAACAATAGGATTGCAGTGATCCAAGAAGGTGCCTTCTCAAACCTTACCAGCTTGCGCCGACTTTATCTCAATGGCAATTACCTTGAGATTCTGTACCCTTCCATGTTTGAAGGACTACACAGCTTGCAGTACCTCTATTTAGAGTATAATGTGATCAAGGATATCCTGCCACACACATTTGATGCTCTGGTTAACCTCCATCTGTTATTTCTGAACAACAACCTGCTGAGATCTTTGCCAGACAATGTGTTTGGGGGCACCACGCTGACCAGACTTAACTTAAGGAACAACCATTTCTCGTATTTGCCTGTGCGAGGAGTCCTTGACCAGCTTTCAGCTCTGATTCAGATTGACCTTCAAGAAAACCCCTGGGATTGTACATGTGACATCATGGGGCTGAGGAACTGGATAGAGCAAGTCACAGAGCAGAACTCTCTGCAATCTGGACCCCCTGTTGTTATCAATGAAGTGGTCTGTGATTCGCCAGCTAAACATTTTGGAGAGCACCTGAAGTCCCTGAGCAAGGAGGCCATCTGCCCTGAGAACCCCAATCTGTTAGATTCTTCTCTCTTGTCACCAATTCTGAACACAGATGCACCGCATGCCTTCAGTGTCTTTCCCAGCTCCTATCCAGAAATACGCACCGAAGTCCCACTCTCTGTCTTAATTCTGGGCCTGCTGGTTGTGTTTATTTTGTCAGTCTGTTTTGGGGCTGGCCTGTTTGTCTTTGTTCTCAAACGCCGGAAGGGCCTGCCAAGTGTGCCCAGCAGTGCCAACAACCTAGACGTAAGTTCATTCCAGTTGCAGTACGGGTGTTACAACAGTGAGACACATGATAAAACTGAAGGGCATGTGTATAATTACATCCCGCCTCCAGTTGGCCAGATGTGCCAGAATCCTATCTACATGCAGAAGGAAGGAGACCCAGTGGCTTACTACAGGAACCTCCATGAGTATAGCTACAGCAATCTTGAACCTAAAAAGGAGGAATCGCCCAGCCTGGCATTTACAATCACTGCGGCAGAAATGCTGGAGAAACAGACCTTATCCCGGGAACCTGAACTGTTGTATCAAAACATTGTAGAGAGGGTGAAAGAACTGCCAAGTGGAAGCCTCGTCCATTATAACTTTTGTACTCTGCCCAAACGGCAGTTCACCCCTTCCTATGAATTGAGACGGCAAAACCAGGACAGGCTAAATAAAACGGTTTTGTATGGGACTCCTAGGAAATATTTTGCAGAACAATCCAAACCTGAGCTTCCTTTACTGCAAGGAAAACTACAGACTGAACCAGACTACCTCGAAGTTCTGGAAAAACAAACAGCTATTAGTCAGCTGTGA